Within Microaerobacter geothermalis, the genomic segment TCATTCGGTCGATAACAATGTCATGGTTTAAGAGAATATCCATAAGCCTTCTAAACTGGGTTTCAATATTTTCCAGGGTGGCAAGGGTTCCCTTTCTGTCTTCTTCAGAGAGATCCTGCTTTACTCCGCCCAAGGAAATCATGCCCCGGAGAAAGCGATGGCCGGTCAATTTTTCATTTAACTGCATCATTCTTTCCTTCATGATGGCTCCTTGGCTGGTGCCAAAGGAAAAACCAATCCCTGCACAAAGATTGCCTATATCACCAATATGGTTATATAACCTTTCCAACTCAAGGAAAAGAGAACGAAGGTATAAACCCCGGACCGGGACCTCCGCTTGAGCCAGAGCCTCAACAGCCTGGGCAAAGGATACGGCATGGGAAAGAGAACAAACCCCGCAAATTCTCTCGGCAATCAGCAGGGCATGCTGAACAGATTTTCCTTCACTTGACTTTTCCAACCCTCTGTGGGTGTAGAAAAGCCGAGCATCCAAATGCAGAATGGTATCCCCCATGGCACCAAAGCGGAAATGCCCCGGTTCGATGATTCCTGCATGGATGGGACCAACAGGAATTTGGGTAATCCCTTCCCCTTCGTATTCCATAAATGTTTCCCTCGATTCTACCCTTGGAGGCTTCAGGTCTGCCGAAAATTCTTTGCGCAACGGATATAAACCTTCCGGCCAATCCCCGTGAAGCACCAATGGCCTGGGGTCTGGATGATGAAGAGGGACAAGCCCCAACAAGTCTCTTACCTCCCTTTCATACCAATTGGCAGCAGGAAATTGGGAAGCAATCGAAGGAAAACAGGGATCATTCTCAGGAACAGAGGCCTTTAACGTGATTAGGTCCTTAGATCCATCTATCAAAAAGGTATAATACAGAACAAAGTTTCCGTGAATCTCCCGCTCATCGTTGCCTACCATGGTAAACAATCTGGCATTTGATCTATGTATCAGTTGGCGGCAGTATTCAGGAATCTCTTCTCTATCAATGGGTAGGATTTTATGTGCCATCTTATTGTCCCCCCTTCAAAAGGATGGTAATCTTGCCCAGTGATTCCTGGAAAAAAGGCGGAATATAGATTCCCAACAGAATGATAAAGATAAGGGGAATAAACAGGGCTGCCGAAGACCAATGACTGATTTCTCCTTTTTCCACTTTGACTGGCCTATTTCCAAATACCATTTTGGAAATATAGTAAATCATTCCGGAAAAAATGAAGACGATGAAAATAATCAACAGAATACTCGCCCAGGCTTTCCCTTCCCTAAAGCCAGCCAGCATAATCGTGAATTCGCTCAAGAATATACTGAATGGCGGTACACCACTCAAGGCAAAGGTACCCATCAAAAGAACCGGTCCTGAAACGGGCATGGCTTTTACGACACCGGAAATTCTGTCCATCATCTTGGTGTGGAATTTTTGATTCACATTTCCGGCAGCTAAAAACATCAGGGATTTAGCCATGGAATGGTTAAACATGTGAAGGAGTGCCCCGAAAAAACCAAGAGTTCCTCCAATACCCAGCCCAAGGGTAATGACTCCAATATGCTCAACACTGGAGTATGCTAGCATTCGTTTAAAATCATGCTGAACCAGGATGAAGGGTACCGTTATTGCCACCGAAAACAGACCAAAAGCAAGTAGCCACTTCTCCGCTCCGCCATCCAGTGTTTGGTTGGCAATAATAAAAATGCGAATGATTCCATAAAGGGCTGTATTAAGGAGCACCCCGGAGAGGACGGCGCTTATTGGAGAAGGAGCCTGGCTGTGGGCATCGGGAAGCCAAAAATGAAGAGGAGCCAATCCCGCCTTTGTTCCAAAGCCAACCAGAATAAAAATAAAGGCCCATTCCACCCATTGGGGATTCAACTGTGAAGCAGTCTCAGCCAATGTCGTCCAATTGAGGGCTGTTTCTTCTTTTCCCAAAAAATCAAGTCCGGAAGTATAGAGAAAAATCACACCTAGCAACGCCAAGGCGATTCCCAAGCTCCCCATGATCATGTACTTCCATGCCGCTTCCAGGGCATTGCCTTTTCTATAAAAGGCCACCAACAGGGCGGAAACGAGGGTGGTAGACTCAATAGCAATCCACATGAAACCGATATTGTTGGTGATCACCACGGCAAGCATGGTTGAGATAAACAAGTGAAACCACAGATAATAGCGATGATACTCCTTCTCGCTGATCACCCCTTCTGCTAATTCCCGTCCCATGTAGCCGATAGAAAAGAGGGAAGCAGTGAAACCAACCACTGTAATGATAACAATTAGGAGTGCACTTAGAGAGTCCACGTAAATAAATCGGTTCCCATTAACAATGGGATTTCCAATGAATACCATATAGGATAAGATAAGTCCCGAACCGAGAGTAACTAGGGACCCAACCAAATGGATCAAATTTGCTGTTTTTCGGTGAGATATTGACCAGGTCAATAAACCGGTAATAATAGGTGCAATAAGAAGAGTCAATATGAAAGACATCTGTTGTCATCCCTTCAAATTCTGAAGTTTGTCCGTATTTAAACTCTCAAAGGTTGTATTGATTCGATAGGAAAGAAGTCCAATGATAATCACCGCGATCAGAAGATCGAAGAAGATGCCCAGTTCTACAAACATCGGCATTCCGTAGGTAAGGGTCATAGCCAGTAGGAACAGGCCATTTTCAATGGTGATTAAACCAATGCCCTGCATAATCGCCTTCTTATGGGTGATCATGGTATAAGCGCCGTGAAGAATAAGAATAATCGAAGCAGGCAAAAACTGTCCGGTACTCTCCCCGGTGGGAAGTTCTAACCTGGAAGTAACATAATAACCCAGAATCACCAGAATAAAAGCAGCCAGTAAAGTGGCTTGTCTTCCCATGAAACGTTCTACTTCCCGTTTTATGTCGATTTTAATAATGGTGTGCAACAGAATGTAGGGTATGACCAGAGCCTTAATCAATAACGTCAAAATCGCAATAATAAACAGATGGGAAATATCCGTCAGGTAAGCCATCATCCCTGCAAGGAAGGCCAGTATGACCGATTGAAAGGAGAGTAGCTTCACCGCAGAGCTTATTTTTTTCACTTGCAAAATGAGAACAGAAGCGATCAAAAGCAAAAGGGAAAGGATATCCAGGTTCATTTCAGCACCCCCCTAAAAAATAAATTGAGTCAATATGGCCAACAAAGACATCACCATGGAAGTGCCTAGCAATTTCGGCACTTGAAAGAGGCGAATCTTGGCATAGCTGGTTTCAATGATGGCCAGCAAAATTCCGAGAAAAAATATTTTTATCAAAAACAAAATAAGGGAAAGGAAAATGCTCCAACCTTCTCCTGACATACCCCAGGGGAAGAATAAATTAGCCAGCAAGCTAATGATCAAAAATTGTTTGATCAATGATCCCCACACCATTAATCCCAGCTGTCTTCCCGAGTATTCCAACAGCATCCCTTCATGGATCATCGTTAACTCCAGATGGGTATCGGGATTATCCACAGGTATTCGTCCGGTTTCTGTGATGACCACCAGGATCATTGCCAGAAGTGAAAGAATATGGGAAGGAGTGATGATTTCCCAGCCTCCTGAGGCCAGTCCGGAGGCTACCGTTTCTAAGTTGGTGGTTTGAAAGGGGATCGTCACCGAAAAAACTGCCAGTAAAAAAGCAATTTCAGCAATGGCAGATAAGGCCATCTCCCGGCTCGCTCCCATTCCTCCAAAGGCGCTTCCCGCGTCCAGGGCAGTGAGCGCCGTAAAAAAACGGGCCAACCCGATCAAATAGACAAATGCGATAAAATCGCCGGCAAACTGTAACGGTACCCGGTTGGAAAAGGTGGGGATCAACAAACCAGCCGTGATCAAGGCGGAAAAGACGATATAAGGTGTGGCCCTTGTCAGCCAGGAAGCATGATGGGAAATCACCAAGTCCTTTTTCATATATTTCCATAAGTCATAATAGGGTTGAAAGATCATTGGCCCCTTCCTTGATTGTAAAAGCGCCTTTGTTTTCTTAATGATCCCCTGCAGCAGCGGGGCAGTGAAAAGAATCAGAACCAATTGCAAAAGAACAAATATAATCGTTTCCAGCATCTGGGCACCACCTATCTCACTAGGAAGAGTAGTAGAATCAATGTGATAAAGATATAGGCCAAATAGGACTGAAGGTTTCCGTTCTGTATCTTCCGCACTTGTTTGGCTAGGTTGACGGATGAGTGAAGAAGGGGACGATAAATGTACGTTTCAAAGAAGGGCTTTACGAAGAAATGATGTTTGATCAATTTTGGGTAAAAAGGGTGATCCCCATTCACTTCTTCAATCCTCCTTTTTGGACGAAGAATTGTTTTAAAAATCATCAATACGGGATGGGAGAAAGAACTTGCCGTATACTGCATAACTGGTTGGATCCTACCCCCACAGCCCCAGGTTTCCCCGTATTTCATTTTGGTCTCCCCGAATTTCCAGCGAAGCAGATAATAAATCATAGGGATAGAGAGTATGGGAACTAGCGAGAGAAGCAGGGGCTGGAATAGGGTGCTGTTTCCTTCCGCAACTGTAAATATCCCCTTCACC encodes:
- a CDS encoding hydrogenase large subunit; the protein is MAHKILPIDREEIPEYCRQLIHRSNARLFTMVGNDEREIHGNFVLYYTFLIDGSKDLITLKASVPENDPCFPSIASQFPAANWYEREVRDLLGLVPLHHPDPRPLVLHGDWPEGLYPLRKEFSADLKPPRVESRETFMEYEGEGITQIPVGPIHAGIIEPGHFRFGAMGDTILHLDARLFYTHRGLEKSSEGKSVQHALLIAERICGVCSLSHAVSFAQAVEALAQAEVPVRGLYLRSLFLELERLYNHIGDIGNLCAGIGFSFGTSQGAIMKERMMQLNEKLTGHRFLRGMISLGGVKQDLSEEDRKGTLATLENIETQFRRLMDILLNHDIVIDRMKTTGILTKEMADSIQVVGPAARASGRNIDVRRDLPYAAYREVDFDVPIYDKGDVWCRMKVRMDEVFQSLGIIGQLLENLPSGPIQREIGSLTPYQWAVGWTESPRGENVHWVMAGENNTVYRYRIKSASYSNWPAVPLTVPGNIVPDFPLINKSFELCYACCDR
- a CDS encoding hydrogenase 4 subunit F, translating into MSFILTLLIAPIITGLLTWSISHRKTANLIHLVGSLVTLGSGLILSYMVFIGNPIVNGNRFIYVDSLSALLIVIITVVGFTASLFSIGYMGRELAEGVISEKEYHRYYLWFHLFISTMLAVVITNNIGFMWIAIESTTLVSALLVAFYRKGNALEAAWKYMIMGSLGIALALLGVIFLYTSGLDFLGKEETALNWTTLAETASQLNPQWVEWAFIFILVGFGTKAGLAPLHFWLPDAHSQAPSPISAVLSGVLLNTALYGIIRIFIIANQTLDGGAEKWLLAFGLFSVAITVPFILVQHDFKRMLAYSSVEHIGVITLGLGIGGTLGFFGALLHMFNHSMAKSLMFLAAGNVNQKFHTKMMDRISGVVKAMPVSGPVLLMGTFALSGVPPFSIFLSEFTIMLAGFREGKAWASILLIIFIVFIFSGMIYYISKMVFGNRPVKVEKGEISHWSSAALFIPLIFIILLGIYIPPFFQESLGKITILLKGGQ
- a CDS encoding hydrogenase — translated: MNLDILSLLLLIASVLILQVKKISSAVKLLSFQSVILAFLAGMMAYLTDISHLFIIAILTLLIKALVIPYILLHTIIKIDIKREVERFMGRQATLLAAFILVILGYYVTSRLELPTGESTGQFLPASIILILHGAYTMITHKKAIMQGIGLITIENGLFLLAMTLTYGMPMFVELGIFFDLLIAVIIIGLLSYRINTTFESLNTDKLQNLKG
- a CDS encoding respiratory chain complex I subunit 1 family protein; the encoded protein is MLETIIFVLLQLVLILFTAPLLQGIIKKTKALLQSRKGPMIFQPYYDLWKYMKKDLVISHHASWLTRATPYIVFSALITAGLLIPTFSNRVPLQFAGDFIAFVYLIGLARFFTALTALDAGSAFGGMGASREMALSAIAEIAFLLAVFSVTIPFQTTNLETVASGLASGGWEIITPSHILSLLAMILVVITETGRIPVDNPDTHLELTMIHEGMLLEYSGRQLGLMVWGSLIKQFLIISLLANLFFPWGMSGEGWSIFLSLILFLIKIFFLGILLAIIETSYAKIRLFQVPKLLGTSMVMSLLAILTQFIF